One window from the genome of Nicotiana sylvestris chromosome 9, ASM39365v2, whole genome shotgun sequence encodes:
- the LOC104236730 gene encoding polyadenylate-binding protein RBP45-like, whose protein sequence is MQPANSMIPQPMAAAPPQQYQQQQPPQQWMAQQQQPTSYQVPPQQSGYYYQQPQQTQYNAAAAGATAQPTSADEIRSLWIGDLQFWMDEQYIHNCFAHTGEVVSVKVIRNKQTGQSEGYGFIEFISHAAAEKNLQTYNGTLMPNIEQPFRLNWASPGSGEKRSDNGPEYSIFVGDLAADVTDYMLQETFRASYPSVKGAKVVTDRVTGRTKGYGFVKFGDESEQLRAMTEMNGKFCSTRPMRIGPAANKNSVAGQVQASYQSTNGTQNEDDPSNTTIFVGNLDSDVTDDHLRQVFGHYGQLLHVKIPVGKRCGFVQFADRSCAEEALRVLNGTQLGGQSIRLSWGRSPSNKQVVQPQADPNQWNGGGYYGYTAGYDAAAAAYGYAQPAQDPNLYYAGYAGYGNYPPQQQQQPQ, encoded by the exons ATGCAACCAGCAAATTCCATGATTCCACAACCAATGGCGGCGGCTCCGCCACAACAGTATCAACAACAGCAGCCGCCACAACAGTGGATGGCTCAGCAGCAGCAGCCGACGTCGTACCAGGTTCCGCCGCAGCAATCCGGCTATTATTACCAGCAACCACAACAAACTCAGTACAACGCGGCGGCAGCGGGGGCGACGGCTCAACCGACGAGTGCCGATGAAATCCGGAGCCTTTGGATCGGAGATCTACAGTTTTGGATGGATGAACAGTACATCCATAACTGCTTCGCTCATACTGGAGAG GTGGTCTCTGTTAAAGTTATCCGCAACAAGCAAACTGGACAATCAGAGGGTTATGGATTTATCGAGTTTATTAGTCACGCGGCTGCAGAAAAGAACCTACAAACATATAATGGCACCTTGATGCCTAATATTGAGCAACCCTTTAGGCTCAACTGGGCATCTCCTGGTTCGGGCGAAAAACGTTCAGATAATGGTCCTGAATACTCAATTTTTGTTGGAGACTTGGCAGCTGATGTAACTGATTATATGCTTCAGGAGACATTCAGGGCCAGCTATCCCTCAGTCAAGGGTGCCAAGGTTGTCACTGATAGGGTCACTGGGCGCACAAAGGGTTATGGGTTTGTTAAATTCGGGGATGAAAGTGAGCAATTGCGTGCTATGACTGAGATGAATGGGAAGTTCTGCTCCACTAGGCCAATGCGAATAGGTCCTGCAGCTAACAAGAATAGTGTAGCTGGTCAGGTGCAAG cttcttaTCAAAGTACCAATGGAACTCAAAATGAGGATGACCCTTCTAATACAACT ATATTTGTTGGGAATTTGGATTCCGATGTGACGGATGACCATCTAAGGCAGGTTTTCGGACATTATGGACAGCTGCTTCATGTGAAAATACCAGTAGGCAAACGTTGTGGTTTTGTTCAATTTGCTGACAG AAGTTGTGCTGAGGAAGCTCTACGAGTATTGAATGGAACTCAGCTGGGTGGACAAAGTATCCGCCTTTCATGGGGTCGTAGTCCTTCCAACAAGCAG GTTGTGCAGCCTCAGGCTGACCCAAACCAGTGGAATGGTGGTGGATATTATGGGTATACTGCTGGATATGATGCCGCCGCCGCCGCCTATGGTTATGCTCAACCTGCTCAGGATCCAAATCTCTATTATGCAGGCTATGCTGGGTATggaaattaccctccacaacagcagcagcaaccaCAG TGA